The proteins below come from a single Flavobacterium lindanitolerans genomic window:
- a CDS encoding Bax inhibitor-1/YccA family protein has protein sequence MNFKSNNPFLGNKNFSKPTVHSYSPDENSTLIDYGQEMTVSGTINKSFFMLLLLTATASLTWWLAFNGFNPLPLAIGGAIVGFILVLISSFRPQYSSYLAPAYALVEGLFIGGISAVFEAMYPGIVIQAVGATFVTFLVCFGLYKYQIVKVNEQFKSVVIAATLAVATYYLISWLLSMFTSFVPVHHGNSLMSIGISVVVIIIAALNLFLDFDLIEKGAKNRQPKYMEWFGAMGLMITLVWLYIEFLRLLSKLSSRN, from the coding sequence ATGAATTTCAAGTCAAATAATCCATTTTTGGGCAATAAGAATTTTAGCAAACCAACGGTTCATTCTTACAGCCCGGACGAAAACTCAACCCTGATTGATTACGGCCAGGAAATGACTGTTTCCGGAACCATCAACAAGAGTTTCTTTATGCTTTTGTTATTAACTGCCACTGCTTCTTTAACATGGTGGCTGGCTTTTAACGGTTTTAATCCGCTTCCTTTGGCAATAGGAGGAGCAATTGTTGGATTTATATTAGTCTTGATTTCATCATTCAGACCTCAATACTCTTCCTACCTGGCTCCGGCTTATGCATTGGTTGAAGGATTATTTATCGGAGGTATTTCTGCCGTATTTGAAGCCATGTATCCTGGAATCGTAATACAGGCTGTTGGCGCTACCTTCGTCACGTTTTTAGTGTGTTTTGGCCTATATAAATATCAGATTGTAAAAGTAAACGAGCAATTCAAATCCGTAGTTATTGCTGCCACATTAGCTGTTGCTACGTATTACTTAATTTCATGGCTGCTTTCAATGTTTACCAGCTTTGTGCCGGTTCACCATGGCAATTCGCTAATGAGTATCGGAATCAGTGTTGTCGTAATTATTATTGCCGCCCTGAACCTGTTCTTAGATTTCGACCTGATTGAAAAAGGAGCAAAAAACCGACAGCCAAAATATATGGAATGGTTTGGAGCTATGGGATTAATGATTACTCTTGTGTGGCTTTATATCGAGTTCCTAAGATTGCTTTCCAAGCTTTCCAGCAGAAACTAA
- a CDS encoding PAS domain-containing protein translates to MFDLNEYENAQKGYSATQNAIPVPLYSWDFFGEYLEQLKNSLSDLSKLKVLSKSNHWKLNWDFKEELQKDHVIVVTDTSLNIVFASENIIGMTGYASEEVLGKSPKMFQGDETSKKELQQIREAIDARIPFEKTIINYKKNGETYSCHIKAFPIFNRKKKVVNFIAFEKAA, encoded by the coding sequence TCTGCTACGCAGAATGCTATTCCCGTGCCTTTATATTCGTGGGATTTTTTTGGAGAATATCTCGAACAGCTCAAGAACTCCCTTTCTGACTTATCCAAATTGAAGGTGCTTTCAAAATCCAATCACTGGAAGTTAAATTGGGATTTTAAAGAAGAATTACAAAAAGACCACGTTATAGTTGTGACGGACACTTCTTTGAATATAGTATTTGCTTCAGAAAATATTATAGGAATGACAGGCTATGCTTCAGAAGAAGTACTCGGGAAAAGCCCTAAAATGTTTCAGGGTGACGAAACTTCTAAAAAAGAACTGCAACAGATTCGTGAAGCAATTGATGCCAGGATTCCTTTTGAAAAAACAATCATAAACTACAAAAAAAACGGGGAAACCTATTCCTGCCATATCAAGGCTTTTCCAATATTTAACCGTAAGAAGAAGGTGGTGAATTTTATCGCGTTTGAAAAAGCAGCCTAA